The genomic window TCGAGGTACATTTCCAGGATTAACTTATCAATTgggtaatttaatatcatcatcatcagcaCAAATTGAAGCAAAATTAGGAGAAAGATTTACGAAAAATGGAAAACCTGATTATGGATTAGTTATTGCTGTATTAACtcttattgttatatttttattagttgtgTTAACCTTATTTAGTAGAgaatataaagatattgattttGTTGAACAAGCTAAACAAAGTGCAATTGATAACGAAAAGGATGAAGCGGAGAAACAGATTGaacaagaaaatgaaaaaggaaaagttattgttgaagatattaatatagaataatgttattattatattatttaaccatatgtaatatatattaaatatttaaataaaatcaagctattaatgtaaaaatataaggCAGTTAGTCATTTGGCGGAGATTGTCCATTTTTTTGGCTACCAAATTTCTTATTCCAATGGTTACTTGTCATGGCAAGATACACTGTCttacaataaatttcttaaaatgtttgtaattttttacaatatacaaaagtttataaatttccaACAAAATTAcccaaatattattttatttaaaagctaattcattatagatttaaatttaaaacaaacggaaaatatttttgagtataaaataaaattgtcagATCATAAattatgacaatttttttgagattattttatatatctaCTTGCATATAAATAACTTTAGTATTTCAAATATAGAACATtcttaattgcatttttaaaaactaCAATTGATtagcttttaaataaaaaaaatttattacaatttgtTGAAAATTGACAGACTttatatatttggaaaaatgtattattcttttttaaaatcctttttatgattaatcatacttattatttataaattcaaaattttatttgtcaaattggaataaaaaaaaagggttacattaactaaaataaaaataatgatctgattgaaaagtttatattaaaaactaaTCTTGAAAATTAATGTTCATCCCAAACACTATTTTAAGAAACATGAACAAATGTCTCCTTTAATTTTCAAACTTTAAGTGATTCATTATGAATATCAATGAAACTATACTCTTAGCGTTCAaagtaatttctttatatattccTGTGGATTAATCAGACTTTTTGCGTGCTTAGCCATATCCCTCCCTTCTCTTAAATTTCAATGGCCCAGTTCAATGGTTCATCCATGTAAAAGTTTACATATCCATTAGACGCAAAAGTTGCACCCACATCACAAGACATAAAGTATCCATTCAGCTGCCGTTTTCCAATTCTGTAAAACTCTTTTGCCACATTTGCTCCAGAAGGATGTTTTCTTTTCACTCTTCAAACCCAAATCCAAGTGATTTTTGCAATAATTCTTTACTTTCTAAACACATCGCCGTAAaaactttaacaataaattcatataatgaaGTAGGGTTGTTTTCAGCAATTGTTTCATTCCCATAATTTTGATAGATAAATGACCGCATCACAATCGGTGCTGAAAATTGTATCATATAACCATTAATAACAAGGACACCCGATTTAACTacacaatattataatataaaggataaagtaaaaaatttgtgcgaagaaatgattaatattgtttgtatgaaagtatttatatcattatatcatgAGTAATTATGAATTCTGTTACGCAATTATTTGGTCGTACGGTTGACCGTTGAACTTCATTATTGAAATGGTCTACTACGGAATCGGATCATTAACAGCCAATGTTGCGAGTCTGGCTTCAAGTTCTGTACTTTTTGCTCTAGTTCCTCAACTCTAGCGTCACATTTGGCATTCTCCTCAATAATTTGTCTCAATTTGCATTCTCATCTCAGCATTCTCGCTCTCAATCTCAGCAAACTTCTTCCTAAGTTCGGCAACTGTTTATACACTAAATAttcgaaataaataataaaatcacgTGTGCCTTCGATTGATCAGTAACCAGATCACTTTtgtcaagaaaaattttttattaatacagcGAAGTGCGGGGCCGTGATACATGACTAAGTCTTTAAGGTTTCTATGCTAATGTCTGCGGAATTATACCGcctatttattctttattttttcttgcaCACGACGCCTCTTAGAAGATGGTTCATCGCCAACAGTTAAACTCACTATCACCTCTAAAATCTTTTTACATTCTTGCGCAACTTGGTTGGATCATCGAGTGCATCTCCAGTAAGTGAGATACGATACTCAGTTTTACTTGTACAGTAGATAGCTTCTTTACAAGGTGCGAccacgaaaatttttttatcctgTTAGGATTGGTATTggacatttttcattttcctaAATACAGGGCCATAGTGAGAGCGTAAACTAAATTGCTTCAATCGCATAAGCATAATTTCTGGCATATATACCTTAAAATTTTGCGAGAAAGTTGATCGAACTTCCATGCACCCCTACATACTTTATATCTTGTTGAGAGAAGGAGGAAAAGGGACATGGAGCGTTATTAACATTGTCGTATGATGTCAAGAAGGCTTGAAAGCACAAATGAAACTTTCATACCTTTTCACATGGAGATCTTCCTTGCAAAACAAAGTTGAATAACACCACCTGAAGATCTCGAAATTGCAAAGTCCTCGTCGTATTTACTTTGTAGACATTCACATTTTTCTCACAGGGAAAATTAATGTGTCACACAGACCTTGACGCATGATCAAATTGCGCAGAAATTTGCTGATTGACGATCACTTAGACTGAACTATCTAAATTCGGAAGAGAATCCAAACGAATTAATAACGTTACCAGGTTGTCTGATACTCTGATTGATATAGTTTCTGATATAGTCCTCCTGAATAGATATTTCTACCAATTCATTGAGAGGGGTATATCGTAagtttaaaacaaaatacCCTCTGGTGTCAATCCTCTAATGAATACTCTTTTGAGATGCCTAGCTTTGAATAATATTTCGTTATTGAATCATCGCCTTGAAGCAATGTTCAACATCGAAACTTTTCTATCACATCTGCATTGTTACCATAGGTAACTATCTTAATCTCATCCGTATCAATACCATCCGGCCATATTTTCCACCGAAGTTCTCCCAGAATTCATTCAATCTGGCTCAAAATTTGTGGCAGATAAAAAACATCTGATTCTATGAATGCATGAAACAATGGTGatgaattttttacattaGGCAAACCGGTgtaaatttaagattttcttCGTTATCCCATTCAAATCTcgatttatattctttaatacatttattatagcCTTCATCTATCTCGTTATCTGACATTTTtgctaattaaaaaaagagacACCGATCGATGATCACGTACTCAGTCATCTTTTGATAGTCCGAGCTGATGATCACTGCTCCGGtcgatatttttttctgtattaaatataatgcTCTATTATAACAATTATGATGGCTACttctgataataatgaaatagacACTTGCTCAATTATATGAGTTGTTTTTAAGTCTGGAGGAGGATATAATAGCAATTCAGGAAAAACTCGGCATTGATGACAGAGCAAAAACACAAGCAGGTGCAAAAGCAGTAGCTGATGCGCAAGATGATATATGTGTCTTCTAGTCTCTTAGAAGATGTTCTAAGTGCGTTAATACATAAATTTGTTGATATgagagtaaaaaaattttttattttactccATTATTTCCAAATCTTTCCTCCTCAACAATTGCACAAgtttttgtcaaaaaaatcaGTTGACACAGGCAAGTGTCCTTGTTTCGAATTAAGTGCAATGTTCCTCCTAGAATACAAGAATCCACATGAAATCGTTCGTATTACTAacaaaatatactttttttagttattattaaggaaaaaaaatgcaaatcttgataattgattttttttatttgatatttatattcttatattaatatcatagAGACCATTTTACTTGTATTACAACTAAGATCATTTCTAAATCTATTTACGTTTTAGAATGACATGATTGCTTTCCCCTTTTGAAACGTCATGAATtacactttattttttatttcggtTATTGTCTCAGGGTCACTGGATCAGCAGTGTCTTTTTAAAAAGAACTAAATGGCGAACATGTTTCACATATTTCACATAAGATTCAGATAACTATGTAAAAAACACTTATATATACCCTATGTGATTgaaataaagaacaaaaagCTACATTCATTGATTTAAACTCGTAAATCACTTTGCCACGCTCACCATGAAgtattccaaattttttttcaacctTACCATCTCCATCATCTTTTTCTTAGCAACTCACATAGCTGAAGGTAGAGCTCTTGAATATTTATAGCAAAGTACTTATCTTTCCCTGTTCTAATCAATTTCATCTATTTGGTCACACATAGCATATCATATACAGGTATTTTCTACCTTGATTAGTAGTATCGACTGTTGGGGGTTTATAATTGACCCCAATTCACATAAAGTGTATTATGACACTGGTCATAAAGATTGCACCGGCACTTgtcaattaattgattataacaGCCCACCACCAGATGGGGGGTTTGAAGTTCAAATACATGAGTATAAGATTTCTAAGGAAATGTACGGTGAAAAAGATGTCTGTTATGAGATGAGTGGTTCTGAAGCTACTTGGTATCTTGATGAAGTagattgtaataaattttctggAGTTAGCCCTtgtaaataaacttatttctCCTAATTTGTCATAGTTAGCATTAGATCTCATTTTATCTAACTTACAAACTTTTGCTATTTCtgctaaaaatttttggatatCAATGTATTTAGTtcttgtataattaatttatttgtttctcTTTAGTCTTtaacatgatttttaaaattatacaaccATTATGTATCAAGATAATAtcataacatttatttaataataatcaagttTTGCATTTTTGCTTAAGCTGAGTTTTAAATAACATCTTTGTACCATACCTTTATTCTTCTCTATATGGTAATAAAGaacatccatttttttttcagaatgcTAATTTGCTTTAAAAacatttcatattatttagcACTATTTATCTTTAACCAGgcaattatatcatttaaggctattaaataatttaaatcgcTTCCCATTTTGGGtgattatatattaaacttaatatcttaaattgaaaaaataaaatatcctTGATTTCAGTTAAGaatcatttcatttaaaaatcttaaatgGCTTTGTTTGATTATAAAAGTACTCccaaaatttgtaatttactattgtatatagtaaattgccagattttttaaagatatttgcTTGGTCTAATGaaatcattcaatttttttttatttttaaattttaaatatctttaaagtataaaaaaaaatttatttgattgtaaattaaactttttagaattattttatatatttacttgcatgtaaataacttttaaaatttcaaataaagaacatttttaattgcatttttaaaaactacaattaattagtttttttttttaaaaaaaatatttattaaaatctatatatttgaaaaaaaataacaattttattaaaaattattaaataataataaaacataaataagcatttttatttttatttatttctataatcTGAATTATCTAAtatcctaaaaagaaaaatactaaaaagaaaaatcttgaaatttattaataaaaaaaagaaatcaattttataaaagtgttaaaattataaaatttgaaattatgaCAATTTGGGATTTTGACAATTTGAAATTTAGACAATTCAGAATTTTGACATTTTGGGATTTAGAATGTCAGGATTATGTACCTTCAGGATTTTAAGTTTTAGGATTTTAGATGGATCTTTTTAATAAGTATgttacatttataataagcaattttagaaaaattacttTACTATCTAcatctaataaattataagacttactaatttataaaactttaaatattatataaaaaaataatttatttatcatattaataatgcaaatttttatatttattattgctatttttaaataatagtaatatataagcaagttattaaataaacataaataatttataaaaaaggaaagtgatgatatattacataagcgataaataatttatttttatataaaaattttaaataatattaaaataacttaaataacTACTAGCCGTTAACCCGTTGCTTTGCAACGGTatacatacatataaaaaaagcgTGACTTGCATGTAACaattaattctggccggaattatgtgATCAGCGCAGAAATATCCTTTTATGGAGTATTTGTGAAACCAAAATTCCCTATTTTTGTGGAaagcaaaatttccttttttggaagttGGTGTAACGTCACGTGATAAAGTGCCCAATAGGAGCGATGTTACgcaattcaaatttatttatacagggtAGTCTAAACGTTATAGTTACAcacaaaaacaattattatatagtatagatatagatatagatatagatatagatatagatatagatatagatatagatatagatataCTGTAGatatagatatagatatagatatagatatagattataaacaattttttttttaattgcaacatatttataaatttattataaataattatacaaatataaattattttaaaaaactttaatagtattaatttataaactattataaaaatattttacatgtatactattaaagaattatttttgcttaataaataaatcatatataaaatgagCTATTTTAGCTAAATAGCtctattttttactatataaggTAATTCTGGAATTCATTATactatacttttataatttttcctATAAAgcaacaaataatttaattacaatttattcaCTTTATAATGAAGTttgatttaacaaattttttaatataataaatcttcacTATTACcccaattttaatatattaaaaaattgccttatactgaattttactaattaaatattgtatattatttaataaaataatatgtatataaaatgaatctttttataataaagttttttacagtgaattttttttattatataataaagaattttgtaaaataaaattttatcataaaaaacaatttgtcattaattttatatagatttttttttcaaatgtagtaatttttaaccattttttcttaaataataattaaaattttaaatggtcCAGATTGGTTCAGGTTGTGGAGTAACCTAAAACTAAACTGAAAAATTAGTTCATTTCAGTTCAGtccaatttatattaaaaagataatcCAGAACTAGACCAGACTAGACCAGTAATTTTGGTCTAGTTTGACATAGgttg from Rhizophagus irregularis chromosome 8, complete sequence includes these protein-coding regions:
- a CDS encoding uncharacterized protein (SECRETED:cutsite_AEA-YH; SECRETED:prob_0.9896); SECRETED:SignalP(1-25), with translation MKYSKFFFNLTISIIFFLATHIAEAYHIQVFSTLISSIDCWGFIIDPNSHKVYYDTGHKDCTGTCQLIDYNSPPPDGGFEVQIHEYKISKEMYGEKDVCYEMSGSEATWYLDEVDCNKFSGVSPCK